The following proteins come from a genomic window of Aspergillus oryzae RIB40 DNA, chromosome 4:
- a CDS encoding putative glutathione S-transferase family protein (glutathione S-transferase) — translation MLVGNTIWLSSAGQLFSFQGIHLITSLTPNGRKVHILLEELKDVYGLEWTTSLIDLDTKEQKKEWFLKLNPNGRIPILIDNTRSPPHPVMESSAELLYLVSSIDKDHQFWFSDPIEQSEAYQWLIFWHASGQPIQGQYNYFRRHTIDPHATTRFRDEVLRIYQVLEAHLSGKHSCNAREYLAGPGSGKYSIVDINAWAWIRTYRSIGFSEDEIAAWPSLGQWVDRIAERPAVQRGLGECRLKRLRFHPSYTSNGEQYSKCTSISLTSNSWICQDSAGSMSGPDIYKSTDYS, via the exons ATGCTGGTTGGAAATACTATCTGGTTATCATCTGCTGGTCAGCTGTTTTCATTCCAG GGAATCCACCTAATCACCTCCCTGACCCCAAACGGACGAAAAGTCCACATTCTCCTAGAAGAACTCAAGGACGTCTACGGCCTCGAGTGGACAACCAGTCTCATTGACCTAGACacaaaagaacagaaaaaagaatggtTCCTCAAACTCAATCCCAACG GCCGAATCCCCATTCTAATAGACAATACCAGAAGCCCACCCCACCCGGTCATGGAATCCTCCGCAGAACTGCTCTACCTCGTCTCCAGCATCGACAAAGACCACCAATTCTGGTTCTCGGACCCAATCGAACAAAGCGAAGCCTACCAATGGTTGATCTTTTGGCATGCATCGGGGCAACCGATCCAGGGACAATATAATTACTTCCGGAGGCATACGATCGATCCTC ATGCAACGACCCGCTTTAGAGACGAGGTTCTCCGGATTTACCAGGTTCTGGAGGCGCATCTGTCAGGAAAGCATAGTTGCAATGCGCGAGAGTACCTCGCTGGACCCGGTAGTGGGAAGTATAGCATCGTTGACATCAATGCTTGGGCTTGGATTCGGACCTATCGGTCTATTGGGTTctcggaggatgagattgcGGCTTGGCCTTCTTTAGGGCAGTGGGTGGATCGTATCGCGGAGAGGCCGGCTGTGCAGCGCGGATTGGGGGAATG TCGACTCAAACGCTTAAGGTTCCATCCATCATACACTTCCAACGGCGAACAATACTCTAAATGCACCTCTATATCCTTGACCTCCAATTCTTGGATCTGTCAAGACTCAGCGGGTTCGATGTCAGGACCAGATATCTATAAGAGCACCGACTACTCATGA
- a CDS encoding uncharacterized protein (predicted protein), with protein MGSLSPFDVPFDELPNPKQVWVGKPGSYEEGLGKLAILTSEVVAKAASTEIKTGRRVTMGWDLTKLNYPNLNRQPCQHKIVPLLGGVAYDDIYTMNPQQSSQWDGLRHFSQTVPGQTERVFYGGVTSEEINDRSNDRIGMQHWAREGIAGRGVLIDYAAWAEKKGITYSTFSTHQVRLSDILEIAKECNITFQKGDILFVRVGVTKEWDTVMTDEQKKQYSDNPSPEHAGVEATTDMLRWLWDSGFAAIASDTISWEVYPPQSDVFLHEYVLAGWGMPIGELFDLEALARICQDLQRWSFFVASVPLNMPGGVSSPPNIMAIF; from the exons ATGGGCAGCCTTTCCCCCTTCGATGTCCCTTTCGATGAGCTTCCCAACCCCAAACAAGTGTGGGTGGGAAAGCCTGGTAGTTATGAAGAAGGGCTTGGGAAGTTAGCTATCCTTACCTCCGAAGTGGTGGCAAAAGCCGCTTCGACCGAAATCAAGACTGGTCGGAGAGTCACGATGGGGTGGGATTTAACGAAGTTGAATTATCCAAACCTAAACCGTCAGCCGTGCCAGCACAAGATCGTCCCTCTTCTGGGCGGAGTGGCCTATGATGATATTTACACCATGAATCCTC AACAAAGTAGTCAGTGGGATGGACTGCGACACTTCTCTCAAACTGTCCCTGGCCAGACCGAGCGTGTATTCTACGGCGGTGTGACATCTGAGGAGATCAACGACCGTAGCAACGATCGGATTGGCATGCAGCACTGGGCGCGGGAAGGTATTGCAG GTCGCGGGGTATTGATTGACTACGCCGCATgggcggagaagaagggaatcACGTACAGCACCTTCTCCACTCATCAGGTGCGACTATCAGACATCCTAGAAATCGCGAAGGAGTGCAACATCACTTTCCAGAAGGGCGATATCCTGTTTGTCCGTGTTGGAGTAACCAAAGAATGGGACACCGTGATGACGGAtgagcaaaagaagcaatACTCTGACAACCCGAGCCCGGAACATGCTGGAGTCGAAGCCACGACAGATATGCTCCGATGGCTTTGGGACTCAGGATTTGCAGCGATTGCCAGCGATACCATTAGCTGGGAG GTCTACCCGCCCCAGTCCGATGTGTTCCTGCATGAGTATGTACTCGCAGGATGGGGAATGCCAATCG GCGAGCTCTTTGATCTCGAGGCATTGGCACGCATCTGCCAGGATCTCCAACGATGGAGCTTCTTTGTGGCGTCTGTGCCGTTGAACATGCCCGGTGGCGTGTCATCGCCACCAAACATCATGGCTATCTTCTAG
- a CDS encoding Zn(II)2Cys6 transcription factor (predicted protein) — protein MEIQTVVCAQAKPPSATPQSAPAPEKRKRVRRWHHRGFTGCSTCRRRHVRCDEASPSCKNCTRLGLECDGTQGRMTFKVYGPPQAPESSSSPPKKREAKKPISHVLDPTDGNKLIKIEPGEEDESYDALVVSPTTIAESKPMKYRFQEPISPAVFMSSSLDCVDGRYYTHFIDSVATLLLIYDNSININPYRRYFPELARSSPTMANAMQALGALHLANTSRGQQRNLHFQRAMGKYGEVVKSFRTRYTQPDQNLQLTDLATCLLLSLFEMMDSQNHNWNIHLKGAREIYRLLFLPNSDPAKEAQRQAEMNHPLRHFLVSLLSYLDVAGACATSEGTVVEGSYWRTHGGGWEYNLGIPSLSTDTSAENPLLVELRQCWSVMMEIQAAISSFGKAKSEGQMPPEQQDLLYQDLMGRLVQWRLNAPKCIQEVGELDDESLKQYPYPEVLEYAGCIESYEKATVLYLHKVAAADRPDRVPQRALLDMLASRILNLIEKLAKDVGQLAVLWPLFTAGRETRNEREQKFVRETMINLQRFGFKNVEKGLEELEKAWFKQRAFPEGWIDRMEDVRSSILLP, from the exons ATGGAGATCCAAACGGTAGTCTGCGCACAGGCAAAGCCTCCTTCAGCAACCCCGCAATCCGCGCCCGCACctgagaaaaggaagcgGGTTCGCCGATGGCATCACCGGGGGTTTACCGGCTGCTCGACATGTCGTCGACGTCATGTTCGCTGCGACGAGGCTTCCCCGTCGTGCAAGAATTGTACTCGCTTGGGTCTCGAATGTGATGGCACACAAGGACGGATGACCTTCAAGGTCTATGGCCCCCCTCAAGCGCCGGAATCTTCGTCCTCACCACCAAAGAAAcgagaggcaaagaagccTATCTCGCATGTCCTGGATCCCACCGATGGCAATAAATTGATCAAAATTGAACccggcgaagaggatgaatcTTACGATGCGCTAGTAGTATCGCCGACCACCATCGCCGAGTCGAAACCAATGAAATATCGATTCCAGGAGCCTATTTCGCCAGCCGTCTTCATGTCGTCTTCATTAGATTGCGTGGACGGTCGCTATTATACTCATTTTATCGACAGTGTGGCAACCTTGCTACTGATCTATGATAACtcaatcaacatcaacccatACAGACGATATTTCCCCGAATTGGCCCGGTCATCGCCAACTATGGCCAACGCGATGCAGGCACTGGGAGCATTACATCTCGCAAACACTTCTAGAGGTCAACAACGGAATCTACACTTTCAACGGGCCATGGGCAAATATGGAGAGGTGGTCAAGTCTTTCCGCACCCGATATACGCAGCCCGACCAGAACCTGCAGTTAACGGACCTCGCCACTTGTTTACTACTCTCTCTTTTCGAA ATGATGGACTCCCAAAACCATAACTGGAACATTCATCTGAAAGGTGCTCGTGAGATATATCGTCTACTCTTCCTCCCGAATAGTGACCCGGCCAAAGAGGCGCAACGCCAAGCCGAAATGAACCACCCACTTCGACActttctcgtttctcttctttcttaccTTGATGTCGCAGGCGCTTGTGCTACTAGCGAAGGGACTGTAGTTGAGGGCAGCTACTGGAGAACGCATGGTGGCGGCTGGGAATATAACCTGGGTATCCCAAGTTTGTCGACCGATACATCCGCTGAGAATCCCCTTCTGGTGGAACTTCGCCAGTGTTGGTcagtgatgatggagattcAAGCAGCCATCAGTTCTTTCGGGAAGGCAAAAAGCGAGGGGCAGATGCCCCCTGAACAGCAAGACTTGTTGTACCAGGATCTGATGGGACGCCTAGTCCAGTGGCGGCTCAATGCTCCCAAGTGCATCCAAGAAGTTGGCGAACTAGATGACGAGAGCTTAAAGCAATATCCCTACCCAGAGGTCTTGGAATATGCGGGCTGTATCGAGTCGTACGAAAAGGCGACCGTTCTCTACTTGCACAAGGTCGCAGCAGCGGACCGCCCTGATCGTGTTCCCCAAAGAGCCCTTTTAGACATGCTTGCATCGCGAATTTTAAACCTCATTGAGAAACTTGCCAAAGATGTTGGCCAGCTAGCAGTTCTATGGCCTCTGTTTACCGCAGGGCGCGAGACTCGTAATGAGCGCGAGCAGAAATTCGTGCGGGAAACCATGATTAACCTACAACGGTTTGGATTCAAG AACGTCGAAAAGGGCCtcgaagaactggagaaGGCATGGTTCAAGCAACGCGCATTCCCTGAAGGGTGGATAGACAGGATGGAGGACGTTCGGTCTTCGATTCTCCTTCCGTGA
- a CDS encoding ankyrin repeat domain-containing protein (ankyrin repeat): MSLLDLPTELLLLIIRNLVNDKDISAFVQTNSFLYDSLSDHLYQNNALRHNGSALLWAAEHGVPQAALRSLRNGGHIERCTLSCHTPLSLATGNGNEELVRILLAHGADINHLYPSPGSIIKNETALMKAASAGHDVIVQLLLDHGAPIDWSPKYEKTPICLAAEAGRLSTVRLLLTRGANPRLPKSNLADTPLAVAVSHGYPEIVELLIQHGANVRHQNRNGNTLLSDAVEKQHWETAKVLLKHGAKVDKKDSCGLNALTNAARSNNIAGARLLIEHGAQVNADSWLGETPLFAAARRGYEDMAKLLINNGADINSLSKLVSHEHPSVYEKLGKLSRRKGVDYSYTLSIPVTPLLVAAANGNGAMCRLLIDNGAEVNYETLTAMTLECLAEAYGYHEIKSLIEKATSGQESESTV, from the coding sequence ATGAGTCTGCTCGATTTACCTACAGAATTACTTTTGTTAATCATTCGAAACCTTGTAAACGACAAGGACATTAGCGCATTCGTCCAAACCAATTCCTTTTTGTATGACTCACTGTCAGACCATCTCTATCAAAACAATGCCCTGCGACATAACGGCAGTGCGTTACTGTGGGCAGCGGAGCACGGCGTACCTCAAGCAGCCCTCCGCTCACTTAGAAATGGAGGACATATCGAACGCTGCACCCTATCCTGCCACACCCCGCTATCGTTAGCAACAGGAAACGGCAACGAAGAGTTAGTCCGCATACTTCTTGCGCATGGGGCCGACATCAACCACCTGTACCCTTCTCCGGGCTCCATTATCAAAAATGAGACAGCTCTGATGAAAGCAGCATCTGCTGGACATGATGTGATAGTTCAGCTGTTGCTTGATCACGGTGCCCCTATCGACTGGAGCCCGAAATACGAGAAGACTCCCATCTGCCTAGCCGCTGAGGCCGGGCGACTCAGTACAGTCAGGTTGCTTCTCACGCGTGGAGCAAATCCCAGGCTCCCCAAGTCCAACCTAGCAGATACCCCACTTGCAGTTGCCGTAAGTCATGGGTATCCAGAGATTGTCGAGCTCCTTATCCAACATGGTGCGAATGTCCGCCATCAAAATAGAAACGGGAACACACTTCTCTCAGATGCGGTGGAGAAACAGCATTGGGAAACCGCTAAAGTTCTTCTTAAACATGGCGCCAAGGTCGATAAGAAAGACTCCTGTGGTTTGAATGCGCTGACCAACGCGGCAAGGAGTAATAACATAGCAGGAGCTCGACTATTGATTGAACATGGAGCCCAAGTCAACGCCGATAGCTGGCTTGGAGAGACGCCTCTCTTTGCGGCTGCAAGACGAGGTTATGAAGATATGGCCAAGCTGCTAATTAACAATGGCGCCGACATCAACTCTCTGAGTAAGCTTGTATCTCACGAGCATCCTTCGGTATATGAGAAATTGGGCAAATTATCACGAAGGAAGGGTGTCGACTACAGTTACACGCTATCCATTCCGGTGACACCGCTGTTAGTGGCTGCTGCAAATGGTAATGGAGCAATGTGTCGGCTTCTAATAGATAATGGCGCGGAGGTTAATTATGAGACCTTGACGGCGATGACACTTGAATGCCTTGCAGAGGCCTACGGCTACCATGAGATAAAGAGTCTTATCGAGAAAGCTACTTCTGGCCAGGAATCGGAGTCTACAGTGTAA
- a CDS encoding putative MFS sugar transporter (predicted protein), with amino-acid sequence MFQAGRFVCGLGIGILVTVCPMYLSEMSSAFRRGWLVGHHAIFLVFGYMLAGWVGYACYFAEGELGSFGWRFPLCLQCLPAIVLLLGSPWLPRSPRWLISKGKHEEAKIVLQKLRQSPDDPDNLVAKEEYFQTAEQIRLEAERLSTYGNVWNAVLRKKSYRKRMAIGFLTQWGAEFGGPLIITH; translated from the exons ATGTTCCAAGCCGGTCGGTTCGTGTGTGGTCTTGGAATCGGTATCCTCGTGACTGTTTGTCCCATGTATCTGTCCGAGATGTCGAGTGCTTTCCGTCGTGGTTGGCTGGTCGGTCATCATGCGATCTTCCTGGTTTTCGGTTACATGCTTGCTGGCTGGGTCGGTTATGCATGCTACtttgctgaaggagaattgGGCAGTTTCGGCTGGAGGTTTCCTCTGTGTCTTCAGTGCCTGCCAGCGATAGTGCTGCTCCTTGgatcaccatggcttcctCGTTCCCCTCGGTGGCTTATTTCCAAAGGGAAGCACGAGGAAGCTAAGATTGTGCTTCAGAAGCTTCGCCAGTCACCAGATGATCCCGACAACCTAGTTGCTAAGGAGGAATATTTTCAGACAGCGGAGCAGATCCGCCTCGAAGCGGAGAGGCTATCCACTTATGGCAACGTGTGGAACGCAGTTTTACGGAAGAAGTCGTATAGAAAGCGAATGGCAATCGGCTTCCTCACTCAATGGGGTGCTGAATTCGGTGGGCCATTGATCATT ACGCACTGA
- a CDS encoding uncharacterized protein (predicted protein) — protein MAPQEKSFGVDLSDEVVRGSIVTLNGEILPPAPRPAPPPTPKVEAAAPAKEQTELALTPWQKATRDVATVTAGMGTTLALGKATGPIFMGNMLTFGLAGLVGYRAVWGVAPALHSPLMSVTNAISGMVGIGGFFIMGGGYLPSTIPEFLGAVSVLLAFVNVSGGFVVTKRMLDMFKRWCFCFQSKMLAAYNL, from the exons ATGGCACCCCAGGAAAAGTCGTTCGGTGTTGATTTATCCGACGAGGTTGTCCGCGGCTCAATCGTCACACTCAATGGAGAAATACTCCCTCCGGCACCACGACCAGCTCCGCCACCCACGCCGAAAGTAGaagcagcagctccagcAAAGGAACAAACGGAACTGGCACTGACGCCTTGGCAAAAGGCAACACGTGATGTGGCGACTGTCACCGCTGGCATGGGAACTACTCTGGCATTAGGAAAAGCAACTGGCCCTATCTTTATGGGCAACATGCTGACTTTCGGGCTTGCTGGCCTTGTTGGCTACCGTGCCGTGTGGGGAGTCGCGCCTGCCCTTCATTCTCCGCTCATGAGTGTCACAAACGCAATTTCGG GTATGGTTGGTATTGgtggcttcttcatcatggGCGGAGGTTATCTGCCTAGCACAATCCCAGAGTTCCTTGGAGCCGTCTCGGTGCTTTTAGCATTTGTCAATGTATCTGGAGGATTTGTGGTGACAAAGCGCATGCTAGACATGTTTAAGCGTTGGTGCTTCTGCTTCCAGAGCAAAATGCTAGCTGCTTATAATTTATAG
- a CDS encoding putative integral membrane protein (predicted protein), which produces MVMYGPTAYLTKVSLLWIMTRVFSPFRKAVTFIYIFLGVMLAYYIPAVIVKIRICDPISKFWDPDRPGTCLNQRSIIMADAVVSVVSDLIILLVPLPLTLGLQLPTKKKMRVMGILGAGGLAVASSIIRLILIAYTGQSEDGTMAFMRINMFGNAEIAIGVICACLPALSAILSRVYHEYSSSNKATGGTSGHELSKMKNQSRSMKTDKSRSRMSYLEMTSDQDVLMHNAQSEPKVETTVHGDRNYYGENPGGSLAIFKTVDVETSVSRRA; this is translated from the exons ATGGTCATGTACGGACCAACAGCCTATCTGACCAAAGTCTCGCTCCTATGGATCATGACCCGAGTGTTCAGCCCATTCCGCAAAGCCGTGACCTTCATCtacatcttcctcggcgTCATGCTGGCCTACTACATCCCCGCCGTTATCGTCAAGATCCGCATCTGCGACCCCATCTCCAAATTCTGGGACCCAGATCGCCCGGGCACATGTCTCAATCAGcgttccatcatcatggccgACGCTGTCGTCAGCGTAGTCAGCGACCTtatcatcctccttgtcccGTTGCCGTTAACCCTGGGTCTACAACTCccaacgaagaagaagatgcgaGTCATGGGTATTCTGGGCGCAGGAGGTCTCGCTGTTGCATCGAGTATCATCCGACTGATATTGATCGCATACACGGGCCAATCGGAGGATGGCACCATGGCGTTTATGCGGATTAACATGTTCGG AAACGCCGAAATCGCCATCGGCGTCATCTGCGCCTGTCTCCCCGCCCTCTCTGCGATCCTCTCCCGCGTCTATCACGAATactccagcagcaacaaagccACCGGCGGAACCTCCGGCCACGAGTtaagcaagatgaagaaccAAAGCCGCAGCATGAAAACCGACAAAAGCCGAAGCCGCATGAGTTATCTCGAGATGACCTCAGACCAGGACGTTCTGATGCATAATGCTCAAAGCGAGCCAAAGGTCGAAACGACCGTTCACGGAGATCGAAATTACTATGGAGAGAACCCTGGTGGATCGCTCGCCATCTTCAAGACGGTTGATGTTGAGACTTCGGTGTCGAGGAGGGCGTGA
- a CDS encoding uncharacterized protein (NAD/NADP transhydrogenase alpha subunit) — protein sequence MSVSLTLRSALGPCRAASIARPGKSLFAFQHSVIQSRTPYVPYQRNAYERPSVSRWPQVARRSASSSSSPSPVPVVPYSSLTVGVPRETYPNERRVAITPQNVALLLRKGFSRVLIERGAGEAAELLDQAYEQAGATLVDRATVWSQSNIILKVRGPQPGDEIEALQQGSTIISFLYPAQNKQLVDQLASRRVTAFAMDMVPRISRAQTFDALRCVA from the exons ATGAGTGTTTCCTTGACCCTGAGGTCGGCCTTGGGACCGTGTCGAGCGGCTTCCATCGCCCGCCCAGGGAAATCGCTTTTCGCCTTTCAACACTCCG TTATACAAAGCCGGACCCCTTATGTGCCATACCAGCGTAACGCCTACGAAAGACCCTCCGTCTCGCGATGGCCACAGGTCGCCAGGAGAAGTGcgagctcctcttcctctccgtcgCCGGTTCCGGTCGTTCCATACTCCTCTCTGACAGTCGGTGTACCGCGGGAAACGTATCCAAATGAGCGTCGCGTCGCCATTACCCCTCAAAACGTTGCCTTGCTACTCAGAAAGGGCTTCTCACGTGTGTTGATTGAACGCGGCGCTGGAGAGGCAGCCGAGCTCCTGGATCAGGCCTACGAACAAGCCGGGGCCACTCTGGTCGATCGAGCGACAGTATGGTCACAGAGTAATATCATCTTGAAAGTCCGCGGTCCTCAACCGGGCGATGAAATTGAAGCTCTTCAACAAGGCAGCACAATCATCTCGTTTCTGTATCCTGCTCAGAACAAACAGCTGGTGGATCAACTTGCATCCCGCCGTGTGACCGCATTTGCAATGGACATGGTTCCTAGGATTTCCCGTGCTCAGACTTTCGATGCCCTTAGGTGCGTAGCGTAA
- a CDS encoding putative amino acid permease (amino acid transporters): MAPAQQQADLLVDQDAHPIVNEEVRSQTESQDDAALLRTMGYKPVLHRTYTLFENFATTFAALYFVGGVRVTFSTGIAAGGNLAYWTSYLVTMVFTYITAAVIAEVCSASPSAGSIYLWAAEAGGPRFGRLLGFIVAWWSTTAWTTFCASNTQAAVNYMLSELTVFNVDFPTDTSSVKFRAVQWICTEILLALAAILNFMPPKYFRYVFWFSSMVVLLDFILNIIWLPIGAHNTWGFRTAEEAFMSTYNGTGAPPGWNWCLSYLATAGILIGFDASGHVAEETKNASITAARGIFWSTVVSGIGGLATIILFLFCAPDPDTLFSFGSPQPFVPLYAVVLGRGGHIFMNVICIVALWLNTAIAIVAASRLVFAVARDGVLPFSSWVSKVHNGQPRNAVIVVWAVAALVTCTLLPSDVAFTSLVSAAGVPSAAAYGLICLARLICTPKRFPKPQWSLGKWSKPFQFIGVFWNGWVVAVLFSPYAFPVTGANLNYAPIIMAGVTIFALISYFAMPEEAWLPRNRISHFIDSKGAQATVEEVERPSGEDQGTSTPRL; this comes from the exons ATGGCGCCCGCTCAGCAGCAAGCCGATCTCCTTGTTGACCAGGATGCGCATCCAATCGTCAACGAGGAAGTCCGAAGCCAAACAGAGTCGCAGGATGATGCAGCCCTTCTG AGGACAATGGGCTACAAGCCA GTCCTTCATAGAACATATACATTATTCGAGAACTTTGCGACCACGTTCG CTGCTCTTTACTTCGTCGGTGGTGTGCGTGTTACTTTCAGTACCGGTATTGCGGCTGGTGGTAACTTGGCCTACTG GACGAGTTATCTAGTTACTATGGTCTTCACATATATCACGGCTGCGGTCATTGCGGAGGTATGCTCTGCCTCTCCATCTGCAGGTTCGATTTATCTGTGGGCTGCTGAAGCCGGTGGTCCTCGATTTGGCCGCCTCCTTGGCTTTATCGTCGCATGGTGGAGTACTACCGCATGGACGACATTCTGTGCCAGCAACACCCAAGCGGCTGTGAACTACATGCTCTCG GAGCTGACGGTCTTCAACGTCGACTTCCCCACGGACACATCGAGCGTCAAGTTCCGTGCGGTGCAATGGATCTGCACAGAGATCCTGCTAGCACTGGCTGCCATCTTGAACTTCATGCCGC CCAAATACTTTCGCTATGTGTTCTGGTTCTCATCTATGGTCGTGCTGCTCGATTTCATTCTGAACATCATCTGGCTTCCCATCGGAGCACACAACACCTGGGGTTTCCGAAccgctgaagaagctttcaTGTCGACCTACAACGGCACCGGCGCCCCGCCAGGCTGGAACTGGTGTTTGTCCTATCTCGCGACAGCAGGTATCCTGATCGGATTCGACGCATCCGGCCACGTCGCTGAGGAGACCAAAAACGCCTCCATAACTGCCGCGCGAGGCATCTTCTGGAGCACAGTAGTGAGCGGAATTGGAGGACtggccaccatcatcctATTCCTCTTCTGCGCG CCCGACCCAGACACCCTCTTCTCGTTCGGCTCCCCGCAACCATTCGTCCCCCTCTACGCCGTTGTCCTCGGCAGAGGTGGCCACATCTTCATGAACGTCATTTGCATTGTCGCCCTGTGGCTC AACACCGCAATCGCAATCGTAGCCGCCTCGCGTCTCGTCTTCGCCGTAGCCCGCGACGGCGTGCTCCCCTTCTCATCATGGGTCTCTAAAGTCCACAACGGCCAGCCCCGCAACGCCGTGATCGTCGTCTGGGCCGTAGCAGCCCTGGTCACCTGCACGCTCCTCCCCTCCGATGTGGCATTCACATCTCTCGTCTCCGCAGCCGGTGTCCCCAGCGCAGCAGCCTACGGCCTCATCTGTCTCGCCCGTCTCATCTGCACCCCGAAGCGCTTTCCCAAGCCCCAATGGAGCCTCGGGAAGTGGAGCAAGCCGTTCCAGTTCATCGGCGTGTTCTGGAACGGGTGGGTTGTTGCCGTTCTCTTTTCGCCGTATGCGTTTCCCGTTACCGGGGCGAATTTGAATT ATGCTCCCATTATAATGGCTGGTGTTACTATTTTTGCGCTTATTTCGTACTTTGCTATGCCGGAGGAGGCGTGGTTGCCTCGGAACCGCATCTCGCATTTCATCGATAGCAAAGGCGCCCAGGCGActgtggaggaggtggagcGGCCTTCCGGTGAAGATCAGGGAACCAGTACTCCCCGGCTATGA
- a CDS encoding NAD(P)(+) transhydrogenase (Re/Si-specific) subunit beta (NAD/NADP transhydrogenase beta subunit): MAGLVQAGYLISSVLCIGSISGLASQQTARRGNILGILGVASGILASLAAVGFSSEVLAQFGAVAGVGSVVGALIGRRITPTGLPQTVAALHSVVGLAAVLTSIGSVLTDVADISTLHMVTAYLGVLIGGVTFTGSIVAFLKLAGRMSSRPTILPGRHVINSTLLGTNLATMSAFISMAPGSPVIAATCLGANTALSFLKGYTTTAAIGGADMPVVITVLNAYSGFALVAEGFMLNNPLLTSIGSLIGVSGSILSYIMCVAMNRSLTNVLFGGIAAPQEAKKIEGQVTQISIDDTVDALANAENVIIVVGYGMAVAKAQYAISEITRMLRAKGVNVRFAIHPVAGRMPGQCNVLLAEASVPYDIVLEMDEINDDFAKTDVTLVIGANDTVNPIALEPDSPISGMPVLHAWKSKEVIVMKRGMSSGYADVPNPMFYMPGTRMLFGDAKSSCDAIKANLEARK; encoded by the exons ATGGCCGGGTTGGTACAAGCCGGATATCTGATTAGTAGTGTCCTCTGCATTG GGTCAATCTCTGGCCTAGCATCGCAGCAAACTGCCAGACGAGGGAACATACTTGGAATTCTGGGTGTAGCGTCCGGAATACTCGCATCTCTCGCAGCTGTAGGATTTTCATCTGAAGTGTTAGCTCAGTTCGGCGCTGTCGCCGGTGTCGGATCTGTAGTCG GAGCATTGATAGGTCGCCGTATTACACCTACCGGACTTCCCCAAACAGTTGCGGCATTGCATTCCGTCGTTGGATTGGCAGCGGTGCTCACAAGTATCGGAAGTGTGCTTACTGATGTTGCAGACATTTCAACGCTGCACATGGTCACAGCATACCTTGGCGTTCTGATAG GCGGCGTCACATTTACCGGGTCCATTGTAGCGTTCCTGAAGCTAGCAGGCCGCATGTCATCAAGGCCTACTATTCTTCCTGGGCGACATGTGATAAACTCCACACTGCTAGGCACCAATTTGGCCACGATGAGTGCATTTATTTCCATGGCCCCAGGCTCCCCTGTCATTGCGGCTACGTGTCTCGGTGCAAACACCGCACTCAGCTTTCTGAAGGGTTACACGACAACCGCTGCCATTGGCGGGGCAGATATGC CTGTTGTCATCACCGTCCTAAATGCGTACTCTGGCTTTGCCCTGGTAGCGGAGGGTTTTATGCTCAACAATCCGCTTCTGACGAGCATAGGGTCTTTGATCGGCGTAAGCGGTTCTATTCTGTCATACATTATG TGCGTCGCTATGAATCGATCTCTCACCAATGTGCTTTTCGGTGGGATTGCAGCTCCccaagaagcaaagaaaatcgaggGTCAAGTTACACAAATCTCTATTGATGACACGGTAGACGCACTTGCAAACGCAGAGAACGTCATTATT GTCGTTGGGTATGGCATGGCGGTGGCAAAAGCACAGTACGCGATTTCTGAGATCACACGTATGTTACGCGCGAAAGGGGTCAATGTCCGCTTTGCAATTCACCCGGTTGCTGGACGAATGCCTGGACAGTGTAATGTACTACTCGCGGAGGCCTCGGTGCCCTACGACA TTGTGCTCGAAATGGACGAAATCAATGACGATTTTGCCAAAACGGACGTCACTCTTGTCATTGGTGCAAATGATACAGTCAATCCCATTGCATTGGAGCCCGACTCCCCAATCTCGGGTATGCCTGTGTTGCACGCGTGGAAGAGCAAGGAAGTGATTGTGATGAAGCGAGGCATGTCTAGTGGATATG CTGATGTGCCCAACCCGATGTTCTACATGCCTGGCACAAGGATGCTTTTCGGGGATGCGAAGAGCTCATGTGACG CTATCAAAGCCAACCTTGAAGCTCGTAAATAG